The following DNA comes from Crateriforma spongiae.
GCAAGGGGCGCAAGGCCTTCGATGACACCACGCTGTTGGTGGCTCAGTTAACTTGAATGGGCTGCGGTATCGTCGCCGAGATATCGTCCGATTGTGAATCCAACATCTTTTGAAAGCGTCGGGTAGGTTGATCGACTGAGTGGTCCGATGCGAAAGAACGATGCTTGGCCGACTTTTTGGAATTGCATTCGCTCGACCGCTCGCAGGGCGTTGTGGTTCGATCCTTCGGTCGTCAGCACCAGGTGTCGGATGCCGTCGCGTTGCAATTCGTCGGCCATTCTACTCAAGATCGCCGCGTACAGTCGTCGTCCTCGGTAGGCAGGAAGCACCAGGACTTGGAATACGAAAGCGGCTTCGTCGGAGAGTTGGATTGGCAGACCAGTTTCGGGCTTGCCGTCGTGGTTCATTTCACCGGGTATGTTTCCAAAGGCGACCCAAGCGAACCCGGCGAGTGACTCGGCTTGAAAGGCTGCAAAGCATTTGGCTGCACCGGCGTCCAGTATTTCCAAGTCCCGCTCTGGGATTGCGTAATCCAACTCGGATGCGTGTTCTCGTAGCCGTTTGGATGAACACGAACCAATCGTGTAGCTGTCAGGCGTTGGCGTTCGCGGCATCGTGTCGATCGGCGACTGATAGAAGTGACTGACGTTCGCGATCGCAAAACGCCGGACTACTCGATACGCCAACCAACGTATCGAGCGTGTGGAGTTAGACTTCATGGTAGAGCGCGCTCCCGCGTTAGTGGCAACAGCTTTCGCCGCCTGATGAGGGACGCTGCGAAACTGAAGTGGGACCGGTTGTGAACGCATTTGCTGCGGGCGGTTGGTAGTCAGTGTCGAAATCAATCGCCGTGTCGTATTGAATGTTGGCGGCAGCTTGCTCGGCGTACTGCTGAGCGGTCATTGCCGGTTCGTCTTTTCGATTGCCCACCCAGGGCAGCGAATGGCATCCGGCGGATAGCGAGAGGGGCAAAACGAGCGCTGCGGTTGCGCAATATTTCCATAGCGATTTCATGACGACGTCCTTGTCGTAAGTTGAAAACAAAAAGGCAGGGACGGCGTGGTGACGTCATCACTTGCGTGATTCAGCCGCGACACCGCCCCCGCGTGAGTCAGATCGGAAGCGAGCAGTTCTCGCTCCCGACTTAGTTAACGAATCAATGGAGCATCGACTCCTTGAGACTTCAGAACAGCCAACCACTTTTGCGGCTCGGCCGCAATCTTCTTCGCGCATCCAGGGCAACAGATGTAGATTGCTTTGCCATCCGCATTGACTTTGTACGGTCCACCCATCGCATCAAGCGGCTCGTCCATCACGGGACACTTTTTTTGGGCCGCGATGAAAGGTGCATCGTCAGCAACCACTTTGAAAATGCCTTCCCGAACTTGTTCGGTACCTGCGGGAACGGACGCTTGATTACCGCTTCCGTAAACCATTGCCAAATACTTTGCTGGCTCGGCCTGAATCTTCTTGATGCATCCTTTGCAGCACAGATAGATCGGCTTATCGCCGACCATCACCTTGATCGGTATACCCATGCCACCAAGTGGTTCATCCATGACGGGGCAGGTCTTCTGGGCCGCAATGGCCGCTGCGTCGGCTTGGGTTGAGGTCGAGACAGTGATCTTTGCCGTCGTCGTGGCAGCAGGCTGGCCACTGCTTTGCGTGCCGTTGCCATAAATCATCGCCAGATACTTGGCTGGCTCGGCCTGAATCTTCTTGATGCATCCCTTGCAGCACAGATAGATCGGCTTGTCACCAACCATCACCTTGATCGGCGTTCCCATTCCACCAAGCGGTTCATCCATCACGGGACAAACCTTCTGGGCGGCAATGGCTGCTGCATCGGCTTGGGTCGCTGTGGTGACCGTGATCTGCGGGCGACCGGCGGCATACTTAGCCGGGTCCGACTTGACCGCGTTCACACAGCCTGCACAGCAAACGTAGAGCTTCTGTCCGTTGACATCGACGGAGACAGGATCACCCATGCTGCCGAGCGGTTTGCCGCTGACGGGACAGATTTTTTGTCGTGCGATCGCCGCGGCTGCCAGTTGTTGCTCGCTGGCCGGAACGGTGGCGACTTCGTTGAAAGAGATTGTGCTGGCCGCAATACCGACCAATTGCACATCGACGTCAATCTGTCGACCAGCGATTTGCGACAAGTTCACAGGAGCAGTCAACGCTCCTTTGCCATCGGGTAACAGGTCGTAGCGATAGCGTTTCGCATTGCCTTCGACTCGTACCGAAACGGCACCGCGTCCCCGGTCAACCGAAACCGGCTGACCAGCGCGGTCATAGACGAACATTTGCAGCCCGCCTTGTGAAACAATCGTTTCGATTTGCAGGTTGCCGGTTTGTTTCAAACTGCCGCCATGCGGCCCTGCTTGCGTCGCTTCGCGAGCCTGCGTCATGCCGGGCATCACGTGGTTGTGCCCTGCGTGATTGTGCTGCGATTGAATCGTCTGCCCAAACACGCCCGATGTGGACATCGCGAGTGAGAAAGCGGTGATGATGAGTGTTCGTTTCATGGGAGAACTCCGTTGTAAAGTTTCAGGACACCGTCCGTTGGGTCCGTCGATCTTGGTGAGGTTGATTGATTGGATGCCTGAGTCGTGAATTCCTTCACGGTCAAACGAAAAGTTTTATGCCGCTTTCATGAGTTCCTCCTCCGGCATCGCTTCGGTGCCTTCCCAAAGCTCGTCTTGAAATCCGAAACGCATTTTCAATTCCAGGTAGCCGCAATAGAGCGTCGGCACAATAAACGACGTGAACGGTTCAGCTAACATGCCACCGAACACGGGAATCGCCATCGCTCGGGCGACGTCAGCACCACGGCCTGTCGCAATTAACACTGGAATCAACGCGGCAAGCGTCGTCACCGTTGTCATCATGCAAGGTCGAATGCGTTTCAGTCCAGCTTCGTAGACTGTGTTGCGGATATCTTCGACCGTTTCGACTTTACGTTTCTTCAGCAGTTGATGGATGTAGGTCGCCATCACCACGCCATCGTCGACGGCTAGTCCGAATAACGCGATGAAGCCAACCCAAACTGCCGTATTGAGTTCGACGCCCATCGTTGCCACTGCAATCATGCCGCCGGCGAAGGCGACGGGGATACCGGAGAACACGGCAAGCGAAATCGAGAGGTTTCGGAACTCCATGTAAAGCAACATCAGATTGATGCAGATCACCATCGGAATGATCCACATCAGACGCCGGTTGGCTTCGATCTGATTTCGGAAGCTACCAACGGCCTCGAGAGAGTATCCCGCTGGCAGCGATAACCGATTCGTGTCGGACGGAGGCAGCGCCTGTGCCGCGCGGAGCTGTTCTTCGATGGCGGAGACCGATTCCAAATCGCCCTTGCTGCCATTGGTCATGAAAGAAACGTGAGCGACCAGTCGGCCATTCTCACTGTTGATCGCACCCGGACCCCAAGTCGTTTCCAGCGTCGCGAGTTCTTCGAGCGGTACGACCGCCCCCGAATGTGTGACGACGGGTAAGCGTTTCAGGCCGTCGATCTGTTCGCGGAGGTCGCGGTTGTAACGGAGCCGCACTGGATAACGCTCACGTCCTTCAACGGTCTTGATTAAGTTCATCCCGCCGAGTGCGGTCTCGATGACTTGGTTCACCATCGACGAACTCATCCCGTACCGCGATGCCGCCTCACGATCGACGGTGAACTCGACGTAGGGTTTGCCAAGCACGATATCGGGATTGACGGTGCCGGCGTTGATCAGCGGCGACTTCTTCAGCTCAGCGGAGACATTCATGGCCGCGTCAGCCAACTCGTCGAGTTCGTTGCCGTAAACTCGAATGGCCATCGGTGCCTTGATGCCAGACTGCAACATCACGACTCGGCCCTCGATCGGTTGTAACGCCGACGCGGGCGTGACACCGGGCAACGTGGCGACTCGGTTGATTTCGTCCCACACGTCGCGAGCCGTGACGCCTTCTCGCCACTCGCTTTCGGGTTTGAGCATCACATAGGTTTCGACCATCGCGGCCGGCGCGGGGTCGAGTGCCGATTCGACGCGACCGATCTTGCCAAGCACATCTTTGACTTCGGGAATCTGGCCGATCAAAACATCTTGCGTCTGCAACACTTGCATCGCTTGCGAGAAACTGGCTGCCGGGTACAGCGTCGGCATGTAGAACCAGCTTCCTTCGTCGAGCGCGATCCAGTCGTCGCTCTGCAACCCCGTAAAAACATGCTTGGCATCGACGTAGCCGGGAAAGTCATTCAGATCGGCACCGAACAAGTTGGCGAACTTTTCGACCGGACGGAGCACGGTTGGCATTCCGACGTAGGCACCCACGCCGATGATCAACAGCATCAACGGAAACGAAAGCGCAACCGCTTTGTGGTTCAGGGCGTATCGCAATCGGGCTGCGTAAATCCAACGAACGAAGCGGCTGGAAGGAATCTCTTCGATTGGCCGAATTCGTTCTCGCAGCAATTGCCAACCGGCAACGAATCCGATCACTGCGGCGACGGTGGTCACGATCCAGGTTTCCAAGCCGAATCGCTCTGCGAGTCGTGA
Coding sequences within:
- a CDS encoding GNAT family N-acetyltransferase yields the protein MKSNSTRSIRWLAYRVVRRFAIANVSHFYQSPIDTMPRTPTPDSYTIGSCSSKRLREHASELDYAIPERDLEILDAGAAKCFAAFQAESLAGFAWVAFGNIPGEMNHDGKPETGLPIQLSDEAAFVFQVLVLPAYRGRRLYAAILSRMADELQRDGIRHLVLTTEGSNHNALRAVERMQFQKVGQASFFRIGPLSRSTYPTLSKDVGFTIGRYLGDDTAAHSS
- a CDS encoding efflux RND transporter permease subunit, with the protein product MLNLIIRFCVKEPWLVVLLTIGLSVAGWISFKSIPIDAIPNIGENQVIVLTPWPGRSPKDIEDQVTYPLSVSLLAVPGAESVRGKSMFGYSFVQVTFKDEIDFYWARSRVSEQLGSAASQLPDGVVPQLGPDATGLGQVYYYTLQPPEEGMGLAELRSMQDFVVKYELQAVEGVSEVASIGGYVRQYQIEVDPDKLRFHNVSLDKLAMAIKGSNLDVGAKTVETTGMEFIVRSKGFLGSGGDKDKAVEDIEDTVIMQRDGVPVRVRDIANVQIGPDFRRGALDYNGAEAVGGVVVMRYGENPRVVIDRVKAKIAAITPSLQGVTIHGVYDRSGLIDETMATLTHALRDEIIITAIIILLFLLHIRSSFVVAICLPAAVLMSFIAMRFVGVGANIMSLAGIAIAIGTMVDMAIIVSENIYQHLSDWESGSEEARIKQPRTEVVYEATVEVAPAVVTAVATTIVSFLPVFFLTGRDYKLFSPLAYTKTFAIAAAMIAAVTIVPALCRLMLRSSVRRKSTAMVAALSLSGLLGAASHFLWGSRLAERFGLETWIVTTVAAVIGFVAGWQLLRERIRPIEEIPSSRFVRWIYAARLRYALNHKAVALSFPLMLLIIGVGAYVGMPTVLRPVEKFANLFGADLNDFPGYVDAKHVFTGLQSDDWIALDEGSWFYMPTLYPAASFSQAMQVLQTQDVLIGQIPEVKDVLGKIGRVESALDPAPAAMVETYVMLKPESEWREGVTARDVWDEINRVATLPGVTPASALQPIEGRVVMLQSGIKAPMAIRVYGNELDELADAAMNVSAELKKSPLINAGTVNPDIVLGKPYVEFTVDREAASRYGMSSSMVNQVIETALGGMNLIKTVEGRERYPVRLRYNRDLREQIDGLKRLPVVTHSGAVVPLEELATLETTWGPGAINSENGRLVAHVSFMTNGSKGDLESVSAIEEQLRAAQALPPSDTNRLSLPAGYSLEAVGSFRNQIEANRRLMWIIPMVICINLMLLYMEFRNLSISLAVFSGIPVAFAGGMIAVATMGVELNTAVWVGFIALFGLAVDDGVVMATYIHQLLKKRKVETVEDIRNTVYEAGLKRIRPCMMTTVTTLAALIPVLIATGRGADVARAMAIPVFGGMLAEPFTSFIVPTLYCGYLELKMRFGFQDELWEGTEAMPEEELMKAA